A portion of the Actomonas aquatica genome contains these proteins:
- a CDS encoding GNAT family N-acetyltransferase, translated as MHTASLRTEPATPADFARLLALRLDAMRPSLEALGRFNIERSTTRFKQSFCPANTRLLFELHLLVGFSALTHHSDHLHLNHLYIAPAAQGRGLGAWLLDRTLREAGTAILPVRLIALRASPANAFYLRHGFRVSHEDEWDIHYERGLCST; from the coding sequence GTGCACACGGCCTCTCTTCGCACCGAACCCGCCACTCCGGCTGACTTTGCCCGGTTACTCGCCCTGCGCTTGGATGCGATGAGGCCGAGCCTCGAGGCTTTGGGGCGCTTCAACATCGAGCGCAGCACGACTCGCTTCAAACAGTCGTTTTGTCCCGCAAACACCCGCCTCCTGTTCGAGTTGCACTTGTTGGTCGGGTTCTCGGCTCTGACGCATCACTCGGATCACCTGCACTTGAACCATCTCTACATTGCCCCCGCGGCTCAAGGTCGCGGTCTGGGAGCCTGGTTGCTTGATCGAACTTTGCGCGAGGCAGGCACCGCAATACTGCCCGTCCGGCTGATCGCCCTGCGCGCAAGTCCCGCCAATGCGTTTTACCTGCGCCACGGTTTCCGCGTCAGTCACGAGGACGAGTGGGACATCCACTACGAGCGCGGGCTGTGCTCCACCTGA